The following coding sequences lie in one Musa acuminata AAA Group cultivar baxijiao chromosome BXJ3-1, Cavendish_Baxijiao_AAA, whole genome shotgun sequence genomic window:
- the LOC103993613 gene encoding GPI inositol-deacylase isoform X6 — translation MGGFVARAAIVHPYLRKSAVETIITLSSPHQLPPIALQPSLGHYFSQVNEKWRKGYEMQTNNIGHIISGPKLSHVVIVSVSGGIYDYQVRSKLASLDGIVPFTNGFTIGSSGMNNVWLSMEHQSILWCNQLVVQISHSLLSMVNSETGQPYPSVARRILVLTKMLQSGIPHSLNWLGDMHTSQVSIKLPIKDAARDTDPPVQDRYSCPPSVHWSDDGLEKDLYIESTTVTVLAMDGKRRWLDIKKLGSNGRGHFIFVTNLAPCSGVRLHLWPEKSKKSLLGELPVSRRAIEVTSKMVHIPAGPAPRQIEPGSQTEQAPPSAFLQLTPEELHGFRFLTISVAPHPTVSGRPPPAASMAVGQFFNPEEGERKFSAAMLLRSSYVQEEMLLKEDHPLAFNLSFSISLGLLPTILSLKTTGCGIKSTAEQTGDDEQSRFCKLRCFPPVALAWDSVSGLHVIPNMYTETITVDSSPAMFDSSPESDKTIVFLLVDPHCSYTMGISVSLTAATSRFCLSYSSQITGFMIAAVFFALMRQARAWELDASLPSILSALEFNLRMPLPFLIFAVLPVFVSLPVLLLTRQHVPPIASYISLSVLCYLVANGSVMILILSSQLILYAAATIHVYIKKSWLAWEDNFQIAFLNQIFRFTSIFYSLKIVQILRGSPNFVVAFVAIPLVCFVHPALGLIVLLISHAFQCHAALCSFLTASLRSHAQRREFSGSGTNCKPFLLSKCGTTDDFDSLLPVDEISPTSPNTVKSFGDSQLEFFNYQHSILILHLLATLMFLPSLVAWLQRIGMGQSFPWLIDSVLCMGVILHGLCGSRPDVNSIYLPLQGSHGREVGFGLVYFLAGYFTFLNTLVLTPYRAFYAMAAIGTISCILKSIDKRNRERGDIHSRSRRRHSHKH, via the exons ATGGGTGGCTTTGTGGCTAGAGCTGCAATTGTGCATCCATACTTGCGGAAATCAGCTGTCGAAACCATAATAACACTTTCAAGCCCACACCA ATTGCCTCCAATTGCACTGCAACCATCCTTGGGGCACTATTTTTCACAAGTGAATGAAAAATGGAGAAAGGGTTATGAGATGCAAACAAACAATATTGGCCATATTATATCTGGTCCAAAATTATCTCATGTTGTTATTGTCTCTGTATCTGGCGGCATTTACGATTACCag GTCCGTTCCAAATTGGCTTCTTTAGATGGCATCGTTCCGTTTACTAATGGTTTTACAATAGGAAGCTCAGGTATGAACAATGTCTGGCTTTCAATGGAGCACCAGTCTATTCTCTGGTGCAATCAATTAGTTGTACAG ATTTCACATTCTCTTCTTAGTATGGTAAACTCTGAAACTGGGCAACCATATCCAAGTGTAGCAAGAAGGATACTTGTGCTAACAAAAATGCTTCAAAGTGGCATACCTCATAGTTTAAACTGGCTGGGGGATATGCATACATCTCAGGTTTCAATAAAGCTTCCCATCAAGGATGCTGCACGTGATACTG ATCCTCCAGTGCAGGATCGATATTCATGCCCCCCCTCTGTTCACTGGAGTGATGATGGCCTTGAGAAGGATCTCTACATAGAATCAACCACTGTTACGGTTTTAGCGATGGATGGGAAGAGGCGTTGGTTGGACATTAAGAAACTG GGTTCAAATGGTAGAGGACACTTCATCTTTGTAACAAATCTTGCTCCCTGTTCTGGGGTTAGACTTCACCTGTGGCCTGAGAAGTCGAAAAAATCATTATTAGGTGAACTGCCAGTTAGTAGGAGAGCCATTGAGGTGACATCAAAGATGGTTCACATTCCTGCAGGACCTGCACCAAGACAG ATTGAACCAGGAAGCcagactgaacaagcacctccatctGCCTTTCTTCAGCTAACTCCTGAGGAACTGCATGGTTTTCGATTCTTGACCATTTCAGTCGCTCCACATCCG ACTGTTTCAGGTAGGCCTCCGCCTGCTGCTTCTATGGCAGTTGGACAATTCTTCAACCCTGAGGAAGGAGAGAGAAAATTTTCTGCTGCTATGCTTCTTCGGTCTAGCTATGTGCAAGAG GAAATGTTGCTTAAGGAGGATCATCCACTTGCTTTCAATTTGTCGTTCTCCATAAGCCTTGGTCTTTTGCCAACTATTTTGTCTCTAAAGACAACTGGTTGTGGGATAAAGTCTACTGCTGAACAAACTGGAGATGATGAGCAAAGCA GGTTTTGCAAACTTCGTTGTTTCCCACCTGTTGCCCTGGCTTGGGATTCGGTATCTGGTCTACATGTCATTCCCAACATGTATACTGAGACTATCACTGTAGATTCATCACCTGCAATGTTTGATTCTAGTCCAGAGTCTGACAAAACTATTGTATTTTTGTTG GTGGACCCACACTGCTCATATACAATGGGTATTTCTGTTTCTTTAACTGCTGCAACAAGCAGATTTTGTCTTTCATATTCTTCACAG ATTACTGGTTTCATGATAGCGGCTGTGTTTTTTGCTCTGATGCGGCAAGCACGTGCTTGGGAACTCGATGCATCACTTCCATCCATTTTGTCAGCTTTGGAGTTTAATTTGAGGATGCCACTTCCTTTTCTGATCTTTGCTGTGTTACCTGTTTTTGTTTCTTTGCCTGTTCTATTGCTGACAAGGCAACATGTGCCTCCAATTGCAAGCTACATCTCTCTTTCTGTATTGTGCTATTTAGTTGCAAATGGATCTGTGATGATATTGATTCTAAGTTCTCAGCTGATCCTCTATGCTGCTGCAACTATACATGTTTACATCAAGAAAAG CTGGCTGGCATGGGAAGACAACTTTCAGATTGCGTTTTTGAATCAAATATTTAGGTTTACATCAATCTTTTACTCATTGAAG ATTGTGCAGATTCTCAGGGGCAGTCCAAATTTCGTTGTAGCATTTGTTGCAATTCCACTGGTCTGTTTTGTTCATCCAGCACTTGGCCTGATTGTATTGCTTATATCTCATGCTTTCCAGTGTCATGCTGCTCTGTGCAG TTTTTTGACGGCTTCTTTACGCAGCCATGCTCAAAGAAGGGAATTCTCTGGCTCAGGAACCAATTGCAAGCCTTTTTTGCTATCCAAATGTGGAACAACTGATGATTTTGATTCACTGCTTCCTGTCGATGAAATCTCTCCAACTAGCCCAAACACAGTGAAAAGCTTTGGTGACAGTCAACTAGAATTTTTCAATTACCAGCACAGCATATTGATCTTGCATCTTCTTGCTACACTGATGTTTCTACCATCACTAGTTGCCTGGTTGCAG AGAATTGGGATGGGCCAGAGCTTCCCTTGGCTTATCGATTCTGTTCTATGCATGGGTGTCATTCTGCATGGTCTTTGTGGATCGAGGCCAGATGTGAACTCTATTTATTTGCCCTTACAGGGCAGTCATGGTCGCGAAGTTGGCTTTGGCCTTGTGTATTTTCTTGCTGGGTATTTTACTTTCTTGAACACTCTTGTTTTGACCCCTTACAGAGCATTCTACGCCATGGCGGCTATAGGAACCATATCTTGCATTTTGAAGAGTATTGATAAAAGGAATAGAGAAAGAGGAGACATTCATTCTAGAAGTAGGCGGAGACATTCTCATAAACACTAA
- the LOC103993613 gene encoding GPI inositol-deacylase isoform X5 has protein sequence MRGLRSKCKVVVLVLLFVWVAITGLYELLKPVPSGCIMTYMYPMYIPIPTPANVSSDKYGLFLYHEGWKKIDFDEHLKKINGVPVLFIPGNGGSYKQVRSLAAESERAYQGGPLELTFYQEASVVREKTKTKLEDLDNFVLPTQYNHKLDWFAVDLEGEHSAMDGRILEEHTEYVVYAIHRILDQYQESKEARSKEGADVSGSLPSSVILVGHSMGGFVARAAIVHPYLRKSAVETIITLSSPHQLPPIALQPSLGHYFSQVNEKWRKGYEMQTNNIGHIISGPKLSHVVIVSVSGGIYDYQVRSKLASLDGIVPFTNGFTIGSSGMNNVWLSMEHQSILWCNQLVVQISHSLLSMVNSETGQPYPSVARRILVLTKMLQSGIPHSLNWLGDMHTSQVSIKLPIKDAARDTDPPVQDRYSCPPSVHWSDDGLEKDLYIESTTVTVLAMDGKRRWLDIKKLGSNGRGHFIFVTNLAPCSGVRLHLWPEKSKKSLLGELPVSRRAIEVTSKMVHIPAGPAPRQIEPGSQTEQAPPSAFLQLTPEELHGFRFLTISVAPHPTVSGRPPPAASMAVGQFFNPEEGERKFSAAMLLRSSYVQEEMLLKEDHPLAFNLSFSISLGLLPTILSLKTTGCGIKSTAEQTGDDEQSRFCKLRCFPPVALAWDSVSGLHVIPNMYTETITVDSSPAMFDSSPESDKTIVFLLVDPHCSYTMGISVSLTAATSRFCLSYSSQITGFMIAAVFFALMRQARAWELDASLPSILSALEFNLRMPLPFLIFAVLPVFVSLPVLLLTRQHVPPIASYISLSVLCYLVANGSVMILILSSQLILYAAATIHVYIKKSWLAWEDNFQIAFLNQIFRFTSIFYSLKIVQILRGSPNFVVAFVAIPLVCFVHPALGLIVLLISHAFQCHAALCRNSRSSYCMQ, from the exons ATGAGGGGCTTGAGATCGAAGTGTAAAGTTGTTGTTCTTGTACTTCTCTTTGTATGGGTGGCTATCACGGGGCTATATGAACTGTTGAAACCAGTCCCGAGTGGCTGCATCATGACATACATGTATCCGATGTATATCCCTATCCCCACGCCCGCTAATGTCTCGTCGGACAAGTACGGGCTGTTCTTGTACCATGAGGGATGGAAGAAAATTGATTTCGATGAGCATCTGAAGAAAATTAATGGCGTCCCTGTTCTTTTCATACCCGGAAATGGTGGCAGCTACAAGCAG GTCCGGTCTTTGGCTGCCGAATCTGAACGGGCTTACCAAGGAGGACCACTTGAACTAACTTTCTACCAGGAAGCATCTGTTGTACGGGAAAAGACAAAAACTAAGTTGGAGGATCTGGATAACTTTGTGCTTCCCACCCAATATAATCATAAGCTTGACTGGTTTGCTGTGGATCTCGAAGGGGAACATTCTGCCATGGATGGTCGGATACTTGAAGAGCATACTGAATATGTTGTATATGCAATCCATAGG ATCTTGGATCAATATCAAGAGTCTAAAGAAGCCCGATCTAAAGAAGGTGCTGATGTTTCCGGAAGCCTGCCCTCAAGTGTAATATTAGTTGGCCATTCAATGGGTGGCTTTGTGGCTAGAGCTGCAATTGTGCATCCATACTTGCGGAAATCAGCTGTCGAAACCATAATAACACTTTCAAGCCCACACCA ATTGCCTCCAATTGCACTGCAACCATCCTTGGGGCACTATTTTTCACAAGTGAATGAAAAATGGAGAAAGGGTTATGAGATGCAAACAAACAATATTGGCCATATTATATCTGGTCCAAAATTATCTCATGTTGTTATTGTCTCTGTATCTGGCGGCATTTACGATTACCag GTCCGTTCCAAATTGGCTTCTTTAGATGGCATCGTTCCGTTTACTAATGGTTTTACAATAGGAAGCTCAGGTATGAACAATGTCTGGCTTTCAATGGAGCACCAGTCTATTCTCTGGTGCAATCAATTAGTTGTACAG ATTTCACATTCTCTTCTTAGTATGGTAAACTCTGAAACTGGGCAACCATATCCAAGTGTAGCAAGAAGGATACTTGTGCTAACAAAAATGCTTCAAAGTGGCATACCTCATAGTTTAAACTGGCTGGGGGATATGCATACATCTCAGGTTTCAATAAAGCTTCCCATCAAGGATGCTGCACGTGATACTG ATCCTCCAGTGCAGGATCGATATTCATGCCCCCCCTCTGTTCACTGGAGTGATGATGGCCTTGAGAAGGATCTCTACATAGAATCAACCACTGTTACGGTTTTAGCGATGGATGGGAAGAGGCGTTGGTTGGACATTAAGAAACTG GGTTCAAATGGTAGAGGACACTTCATCTTTGTAACAAATCTTGCTCCCTGTTCTGGGGTTAGACTTCACCTGTGGCCTGAGAAGTCGAAAAAATCATTATTAGGTGAACTGCCAGTTAGTAGGAGAGCCATTGAGGTGACATCAAAGATGGTTCACATTCCTGCAGGACCTGCACCAAGACAG ATTGAACCAGGAAGCcagactgaacaagcacctccatctGCCTTTCTTCAGCTAACTCCTGAGGAACTGCATGGTTTTCGATTCTTGACCATTTCAGTCGCTCCACATCCG ACTGTTTCAGGTAGGCCTCCGCCTGCTGCTTCTATGGCAGTTGGACAATTCTTCAACCCTGAGGAAGGAGAGAGAAAATTTTCTGCTGCTATGCTTCTTCGGTCTAGCTATGTGCAAGAG GAAATGTTGCTTAAGGAGGATCATCCACTTGCTTTCAATTTGTCGTTCTCCATAAGCCTTGGTCTTTTGCCAACTATTTTGTCTCTAAAGACAACTGGTTGTGGGATAAAGTCTACTGCTGAACAAACTGGAGATGATGAGCAAAGCA GGTTTTGCAAACTTCGTTGTTTCCCACCTGTTGCCCTGGCTTGGGATTCGGTATCTGGTCTACATGTCATTCCCAACATGTATACTGAGACTATCACTGTAGATTCATCACCTGCAATGTTTGATTCTAGTCCAGAGTCTGACAAAACTATTGTATTTTTGTTG GTGGACCCACACTGCTCATATACAATGGGTATTTCTGTTTCTTTAACTGCTGCAACAAGCAGATTTTGTCTTTCATATTCTTCACAG ATTACTGGTTTCATGATAGCGGCTGTGTTTTTTGCTCTGATGCGGCAAGCACGTGCTTGGGAACTCGATGCATCACTTCCATCCATTTTGTCAGCTTTGGAGTTTAATTTGAGGATGCCACTTCCTTTTCTGATCTTTGCTGTGTTACCTGTTTTTGTTTCTTTGCCTGTTCTATTGCTGACAAGGCAACATGTGCCTCCAATTGCAAGCTACATCTCTCTTTCTGTATTGTGCTATTTAGTTGCAAATGGATCTGTGATGATATTGATTCTAAGTTCTCAGCTGATCCTCTATGCTGCTGCAACTATACATGTTTACATCAAGAAAAG CTGGCTGGCATGGGAAGACAACTTTCAGATTGCGTTTTTGAATCAAATATTTAGGTTTACATCAATCTTTTACTCATTGAAG ATTGTGCAGATTCTCAGGGGCAGTCCAAATTTCGTTGTAGCATTTGTTGCAATTCCACTGGTCTGTTTTGTTCATCCAGCACTTGGCCTGATTGTATTGCTTATATCTCATGCTTTCCAGTGTCATGCTGCTCTGTGCAG GAATTCCAGGTCTTCATACTGCATGCAATAA
- the LOC103993613 gene encoding GPI inositol-deacylase isoform X4, which translates to MILDQYQESKEARSKEGADVSGSLPSSVILVGHSMGGFVARAAIVHPYLRKSAVETIITLSSPHQLPPIALQPSLGHYFSQVNEKWRKGYEMQTNNIGHIISGPKLSHVVIVSVSGGIYDYQVRSKLASLDGIVPFTNGFTIGSSGMNNVWLSMEHQSILWCNQLVVQISHSLLSMVNSETGQPYPSVARRILVLTKMLQSGIPHSLNWLGDMHTSQVSIKLPIKDAARDTDPPVQDRYSCPPSVHWSDDGLEKDLYIESTTVTVLAMDGKRRWLDIKKLGSNGRGHFIFVTNLAPCSGVRLHLWPEKSKKSLLGELPVSRRAIEVTSKMVHIPAGPAPRQIEPGSQTEQAPPSAFLQLTPEELHGFRFLTISVAPHPTVSGRPPPAASMAVGQFFNPEEGERKFSAAMLLRSSYVQEEMLLKEDHPLAFNLSFSISLGLLPTILSLKTTGCGIKSTAEQTGDDEQSRFCKLRCFPPVALAWDSVSGLHVIPNMYTETITVDSSPAMFDSSPESDKTIVFLLVDPHCSYTMGISVSLTAATSRFCLSYSSQITGFMIAAVFFALMRQARAWELDASLPSILSALEFNLRMPLPFLIFAVLPVFVSLPVLLLTRQHVPPIASYISLSVLCYLVANGSVMILILSSQLILYAAATIHVYIKKSWLAWEDNFQIAFLNQIFRFTSIFYSLKIVQILRGSPNFVVAFVAIPLVCFVHPALGLIVLLISHAFQCHAALCSFLTASLRSHAQRREFSGSGTNCKPFLLSKCGTTDDFDSLLPVDEISPTSPNTVKSFGDSQLEFFNYQHSILILHLLATLMFLPSLVAWLQRIGMGQSFPWLIDSVLCMGVILHGLCGSRPDVNSIYLPLQGSHGREVGFGLVYFLAGYFTFLNTLVLTPYRAFYAMAAIGTISCILKSIDKRNRERGDIHSRSRRRHSHKH; encoded by the exons ATG ATCTTGGATCAATATCAAGAGTCTAAAGAAGCCCGATCTAAAGAAGGTGCTGATGTTTCCGGAAGCCTGCCCTCAAGTGTAATATTAGTTGGCCATTCAATGGGTGGCTTTGTGGCTAGAGCTGCAATTGTGCATCCATACTTGCGGAAATCAGCTGTCGAAACCATAATAACACTTTCAAGCCCACACCA ATTGCCTCCAATTGCACTGCAACCATCCTTGGGGCACTATTTTTCACAAGTGAATGAAAAATGGAGAAAGGGTTATGAGATGCAAACAAACAATATTGGCCATATTATATCTGGTCCAAAATTATCTCATGTTGTTATTGTCTCTGTATCTGGCGGCATTTACGATTACCag GTCCGTTCCAAATTGGCTTCTTTAGATGGCATCGTTCCGTTTACTAATGGTTTTACAATAGGAAGCTCAGGTATGAACAATGTCTGGCTTTCAATGGAGCACCAGTCTATTCTCTGGTGCAATCAATTAGTTGTACAG ATTTCACATTCTCTTCTTAGTATGGTAAACTCTGAAACTGGGCAACCATATCCAAGTGTAGCAAGAAGGATACTTGTGCTAACAAAAATGCTTCAAAGTGGCATACCTCATAGTTTAAACTGGCTGGGGGATATGCATACATCTCAGGTTTCAATAAAGCTTCCCATCAAGGATGCTGCACGTGATACTG ATCCTCCAGTGCAGGATCGATATTCATGCCCCCCCTCTGTTCACTGGAGTGATGATGGCCTTGAGAAGGATCTCTACATAGAATCAACCACTGTTACGGTTTTAGCGATGGATGGGAAGAGGCGTTGGTTGGACATTAAGAAACTG GGTTCAAATGGTAGAGGACACTTCATCTTTGTAACAAATCTTGCTCCCTGTTCTGGGGTTAGACTTCACCTGTGGCCTGAGAAGTCGAAAAAATCATTATTAGGTGAACTGCCAGTTAGTAGGAGAGCCATTGAGGTGACATCAAAGATGGTTCACATTCCTGCAGGACCTGCACCAAGACAG ATTGAACCAGGAAGCcagactgaacaagcacctccatctGCCTTTCTTCAGCTAACTCCTGAGGAACTGCATGGTTTTCGATTCTTGACCATTTCAGTCGCTCCACATCCG ACTGTTTCAGGTAGGCCTCCGCCTGCTGCTTCTATGGCAGTTGGACAATTCTTCAACCCTGAGGAAGGAGAGAGAAAATTTTCTGCTGCTATGCTTCTTCGGTCTAGCTATGTGCAAGAG GAAATGTTGCTTAAGGAGGATCATCCACTTGCTTTCAATTTGTCGTTCTCCATAAGCCTTGGTCTTTTGCCAACTATTTTGTCTCTAAAGACAACTGGTTGTGGGATAAAGTCTACTGCTGAACAAACTGGAGATGATGAGCAAAGCA GGTTTTGCAAACTTCGTTGTTTCCCACCTGTTGCCCTGGCTTGGGATTCGGTATCTGGTCTACATGTCATTCCCAACATGTATACTGAGACTATCACTGTAGATTCATCACCTGCAATGTTTGATTCTAGTCCAGAGTCTGACAAAACTATTGTATTTTTGTTG GTGGACCCACACTGCTCATATACAATGGGTATTTCTGTTTCTTTAACTGCTGCAACAAGCAGATTTTGTCTTTCATATTCTTCACAG ATTACTGGTTTCATGATAGCGGCTGTGTTTTTTGCTCTGATGCGGCAAGCACGTGCTTGGGAACTCGATGCATCACTTCCATCCATTTTGTCAGCTTTGGAGTTTAATTTGAGGATGCCACTTCCTTTTCTGATCTTTGCTGTGTTACCTGTTTTTGTTTCTTTGCCTGTTCTATTGCTGACAAGGCAACATGTGCCTCCAATTGCAAGCTACATCTCTCTTTCTGTATTGTGCTATTTAGTTGCAAATGGATCTGTGATGATATTGATTCTAAGTTCTCAGCTGATCCTCTATGCTGCTGCAACTATACATGTTTACATCAAGAAAAG CTGGCTGGCATGGGAAGACAACTTTCAGATTGCGTTTTTGAATCAAATATTTAGGTTTACATCAATCTTTTACTCATTGAAG ATTGTGCAGATTCTCAGGGGCAGTCCAAATTTCGTTGTAGCATTTGTTGCAATTCCACTGGTCTGTTTTGTTCATCCAGCACTTGGCCTGATTGTATTGCTTATATCTCATGCTTTCCAGTGTCATGCTGCTCTGTGCAG TTTTTTGACGGCTTCTTTACGCAGCCATGCTCAAAGAAGGGAATTCTCTGGCTCAGGAACCAATTGCAAGCCTTTTTTGCTATCCAAATGTGGAACAACTGATGATTTTGATTCACTGCTTCCTGTCGATGAAATCTCTCCAACTAGCCCAAACACAGTGAAAAGCTTTGGTGACAGTCAACTAGAATTTTTCAATTACCAGCACAGCATATTGATCTTGCATCTTCTTGCTACACTGATGTTTCTACCATCACTAGTTGCCTGGTTGCAG AGAATTGGGATGGGCCAGAGCTTCCCTTGGCTTATCGATTCTGTTCTATGCATGGGTGTCATTCTGCATGGTCTTTGTGGATCGAGGCCAGATGTGAACTCTATTTATTTGCCCTTACAGGGCAGTCATGGTCGCGAAGTTGGCTTTGGCCTTGTGTATTTTCTTGCTGGGTATTTTACTTTCTTGAACACTCTTGTTTTGACCCCTTACAGAGCATTCTACGCCATGGCGGCTATAGGAACCATATCTTGCATTTTGAAGAGTATTGATAAAAGGAATAGAGAAAGAGGAGACATTCATTCTAGAAGTAGGCGGAGACATTCTCATAAACACTAA